The genomic stretch CAGGCCCTCCTGGCTCATGAGGGAGGCGTGGGTGCCGCTCTGGATGACGACGCCGCCGTCGAGCACCAGCACCCGGTCCGCGTTGGCCACGGTGGACAGGCGGTGGGCGATGATGAGCGTGGTGCGGCCCTTCATCAGGCGCTCCAGCGCATCTTTCACCAGGTGCTCGCTCTCCGCGTCCAGGGCGCTGGTGGCCTCATCGAGGATGAGCAGGCGAGGGTCCTTCAGCACCGCCCGGGCAATGGCGACACGCTGCTTCTGGCCACCGGACAGCTGTACGCCTCGCTCGCCCACCTGGGTGCCGTAACCTTCCGGAAAGCGCTCGATGTACGCGTGGGCGTTGGCGGCGCGGGCGGCTTCCTCCACCTGGGCGTCGGTGGCGCCGGGCCGGCCGTAGCGGATGTTGTCCGCGATGGAGCAGGAGAAGAGCTGGGGCTCCTGCGCCACCATGCCGATGTTGCGGCGCAGCCACTCCGGCTCCAGGGCGGTGAGCGGATGGCCGTCCAGCAGCACCTCGCCGTTCTGCGGGTCGTAGAAGCGCGACAGCAGGGAGGCCAGCGTGGACTTGCCCGCGCCGGAGGGGCCCACCACCGCCACCACCTCGCCCGGCCGCAGCTCCAGGTCCAGGCCCTGGAGCACCGGCACGTCGGGACGGCTGGGGTAGGCGAAGTGCACGCCGCGGAACTGCACGTGCCCTCGCAGGTCGGTCAGCTGCTCGCCGCCAGCGCCGATGGCGGGCTTGCGGTCCAGCAGCTCGAAGACGCGCTCGGCGGCGCCGCTGGCGCGCATGAAGTCCGCCCACAGCTCCGCGATGCCGCTGAACGAGAAGGCCACCAGCATGGTGTAGATGAGGAACGAGGTGAGCTCGCCCACGGAGAGGCCGCCGTCCACCACCAGCCGGCCGCCGTACCAGAGCACCGCGGCGATGGAGCCATATCCCGCGATGGAGGCCACGCCCATGAAGACGGAGGTCTGGAGCGCGCGCTTCTTCGCCAGCATGAAGGAGCGCTCCACGGCGACGCTGTAGCGCTCCACCTCGTGCCGCTCCGCGGCGAAGGAGCGCACGGTGCGGATGCCGGACAAGTCTTCTTCAGCCACTTCGCCGCTGGCGGCGAGCGCGTCCTGGGCCTGACGGGAAATCACCCGGACCCGGCGCCCGTAGAACACGCCGCCAATGGCCACGGGCGGGATGACGGCCAGCATCACCAGCGTGAGCTGGACGGACGTGTAGAGCAGCAAGCCCACACCGCCCAGGGCCGTGACGACGTAGCGCAGCATCATGGACACGTTGGCCGTGACGGTGGTCTGCAGGACGGTGGTGTCCGAGGAGAGCCGGCTGGTGAGTTCGCCCGTGCGGCGCGAGTCGAAGAAACCCACCTCCTGGGACAGCAGGGCGCGGAAGAGGTCCTTGCGCAGCCGCGACACCACGCGTTCGCCGGCGTTGGTGAAGAGGTAGATGCGCAGCGCCATGGCGATGCCCTGCACCGTGAACACGGCGAGCATCAGCAGCGCGAGCCGGTCCACCACGTACCGGTCGCGCGCGTTGAGGGCCTGGTCCACCAGGTCGCCAATGGCGCGGGGATAGGCCAGCGTGGCTCCGCTGCTGATGAGGAGGAAGACGGTGCCCGCGGCCAGTGGCAGCAGTTCAGGGCGCGCCAGCTTCAGCAGGCGCCGTATGGTGACGCCAGGGGAGGCACTGCTTTTCGAATCGTTCGCGGGGGAAGACACCGGCGGAGACTAACGCGAGCTTCCAACCTGCGCACCGGACGCCTGCGTGTGCGTTGAAGCGGTATTAATCCTCTCGAAACAAGTCATACGCCGAGTCAGGGGGAGTGCCATGGAGCAGCGTCCATTTGGAAGCACACGGGTGTCCGTGCCCGTCCTGGGCCAGGGGACCTGGCAGATGGAGGAAGACGACCGGGCAGGCGCCATTCGCGCCCTTCGCGCCGGGTTGGACCTGGGAATGACGCACGTGGACACC from Myxococcus xanthus encodes the following:
- a CDS encoding ABC transporter ATP-binding protein is translated as MSSPANDSKSSASPGVTIRRLLKLARPELLPLAAGTVFLLISSGATLAYPRAIGDLVDQALNARDRYVVDRLALLMLAVFTVQGIAMALRIYLFTNAGERVVSRLRKDLFRALLSQEVGFFDSRRTGELTSRLSSDTTVLQTTVTANVSMMLRYVVTALGGVGLLLYTSVQLTLVMLAVIPPVAIGGVFYGRRVRVISRQAQDALAASGEVAEEDLSGIRTVRSFAAERHEVERYSVAVERSFMLAKKRALQTSVFMGVASIAGYGSIAAVLWYGGRLVVDGGLSVGELTSFLIYTMLVAFSFSGIAELWADFMRASGAAERVFELLDRKPAIGAGGEQLTDLRGHVQFRGVHFAYPSRPDVPVLQGLDLELRPGEVVAVVGPSGAGKSTLASLLSRFYDPQNGEVLLDGHPLTALEPEWLRRNIGMVAQEPQLFSCSIADNIRYGRPGATDAQVEEAARAANAHAYIERFPEGYGTQVGERGVQLSGGQKQRVAIARAVLKDPRLLILDEATSALDAESEHLVKDALERLMKGRTTLIIAHRLSTVANADRVLVLDGGVVIQSGTHASLMSQEGLYRRLVERQFVAA